The Lactobacillus sp. ESL0680 genome has a segment encoding these proteins:
- a CDS encoding SH3-like domain-containing protein, which yields MKHFTKIATIMTTLMLGVSVVTSSSAAVVAAATTDSDAPASDTTNSATKPDDTQNTNTATTDDNQTDNPAKPDNTQDTANADKDKKPKAKPKQKVTGYSMMTKVAGNKNYKVWKTVTNGKVHTKVADGKIYQYNHIQSDQLIETKKARYWRIYVDGREVGYVNENYFAKNQISVPKTISLVRNDNYDFFSSDAISYVTNDMGTVIDNDSVKISKPDISCSKAKTYNVKYSYGSAKATVKITVRKSTSEGVVDPNDFSAVTGEPGTNDYQTWKKHYGSSVNYISPTEYTPETESHTLTSGDLTLKTKFYQPVLLSVKDPSDDNINRVGHIPEGMTVSNGWAYTSLLSHTNLMSGHIVGYDLNKLKDPYNAQHLLDMSQIDFNNYVKHIKVSQYIPIGHGQAMGASKKYIYVINNDHTQKKSTDSVELMQIRKSDMQINKIWTFKTWIGDDTQTRYFQNGVVMSDYDMYTVYHDTKNNCYEYWELQRKGDNWYPTLVGKTNGNFVNNGAPVQGFAYDPTNQKFYLGFNDLIFKMSRNGAIEEAYKFDTGREIEGMSVSDNQLYVNLAQRAELLVSLKIN from the coding sequence TTGAAGCATTTTACTAAAATAGCAACAATTATGACGACATTAATGCTGGGCGTTTCAGTCGTAACCAGCTCGTCCGCGGCAGTAGTTGCGGCCGCTACTACCGATTCTGATGCACCTGCTTCAGATACTACCAATTCAGCGACTAAGCCTGACGATACGCAAAATACAAATACCGCTACAACTGATGATAATCAGACAGATAATCCTGCTAAGCCTGATAATACACAGGATACGGCCAATGCTGATAAGGACAAGAAGCCGAAGGCTAAGCCAAAGCAAAAGGTTACCGGTTATTCAATGATGACCAAGGTTGCCGGCAATAAGAATTACAAGGTTTGGAAGACAGTAACTAATGGCAAGGTTCATACTAAGGTTGCTGATGGTAAAATCTATCAATACAACCACATTCAGTCAGATCAATTAATTGAAACTAAAAAGGCTCGTTACTGGAGAATTTATGTTGACGGCCGTGAAGTTGGCTATGTTAACGAAAATTATTTTGCTAAGAATCAAATTTCAGTACCCAAGACAATTTCTTTAGTACGTAATGATAATTATGATTTCTTCTCATCTGATGCAATTTCCTATGTAACTAACGATATGGGAACAGTAATTGACAATGACAGTGTCAAAATTTCTAAGCCAGACATTTCTTGCAGCAAGGCCAAGACTTATAACGTAAAGTACAGTTATGGTTCGGCCAAGGCGACAGTTAAGATAACGGTGAGAAAGAGTACCAGTGAAGGGGTCGTTGATCCAAATGACTTTTCTGCTGTAACTGGCGAGCCTGGTACTAATGATTATCAGACTTGGAAAAAGCATTACGGTTCATCAGTTAACTATATTAGTCCAACTGAATACACGCCTGAAACTGAATCCCATACGTTAACTAGTGGTGATTTGACATTGAAGACCAAGTTTTATCAACCTGTACTCTTGAGTGTTAAAGATCCGTCAGATGATAATATTAACCGTGTCGGCCATATTCCAGAAGGGATGACGGTTTCTAATGGCTGGGCTTACACAAGTTTGTTGAGCCATACTAACTTAATGTCTGGTCATATTGTTGGTTATGATTTAAACAAGTTAAAGGATCCGTATAACGCACAGCACTTGCTTGATATGTCGCAAATAGATTTTAATAATTACGTAAAGCATATTAAGGTTAGTCAATACATCCCAATTGGTCATGGCCAAGCAATGGGTGCAAGCAAGAAGTATATTTACGTGATTAATAACGATCATACGCAAAAGAAGAGTACCGATTCAGTTGAATTGATGCAAATCCGTAAGAGCGATATGCAAATTAACAAGATTTGGACTTTTAAGACTTGGATTGGTGATGATACCCAAACACGTTATTTCCAAAATGGTGTTGTAATGTCAGATTATGATATGTACACGGTTTATCACGATACCAAGAATAATTGTTATGAATACTGGGAATTACAGCGTAAGGGCGACAATTGGTACCCAACGCTTGTAGGTAAGACCAATGGCAACTTTGTTAATAATGGTGCCCCTGTTCAGGGCTTTGCCTATGATCCTACTAATCAGAAGTTTTACTTGGGCTTTAACGATTTGATTTTTAAGATGAGCCGCAACGGTGCAATTGAAGAGGCTTATAAGTTTGATACTGGTCGCGAGATTGAAGGGATGTCAGTCAGCGATAATCAATTATACGTTAACTTGGCCCAACGCGCGGAATTGTTGGTCAGTCTGAAGATTAATTAA
- the whiA gene encoding DNA-binding protein WhiA: MASYASNVKKELTALPIHPEHAKAELAAFLRMNGVLNFHDHQFSLDITTENPAIARRIFSLIKTAYRVEPLLIVSRKMKLKKNNQYLVRLQNHVREILTNLEILSSESGLITRIPKRIITSKEGAMSYLRGAFLASGSVNNPETSRYHLEIYSAYEDHNDDLLELMNHYFFLNAKTTKRRRGFIVYLKEAEKIGDFLHIVGALNAMLAFEDLRIMRDMRNSVNRLVNCDTANLKKTATAAAKQVDDIELIKQKKGLDSLPEKLRDLAQLRLTNPELSLKELAEQVPDGPISKSGVNHRLKKLHELAEKLRQ; encoded by the coding sequence ATGGCGAGTTATGCTAGTAATGTTAAAAAAGAACTGACGGCATTACCAATTCATCCGGAACATGCTAAGGCGGAACTGGCGGCATTCTTGCGGATGAATGGTGTGCTGAACTTTCACGATCACCAATTTAGTTTGGATATTACAACGGAAAATCCGGCGATTGCGCGACGGATTTTTTCCTTGATTAAGACTGCTTATCGAGTTGAGCCGCTGCTTATTGTGTCGCGTAAGATGAAATTGAAGAAGAACAACCAATACCTTGTTCGCCTGCAAAACCATGTGCGTGAAATTTTGACTAACTTAGAGATTTTATCATCAGAATCCGGCTTAATCACGCGCATTCCCAAGCGAATTATTACCTCTAAAGAAGGGGCAATGTCTTATTTACGTGGTGCCTTTTTGGCTAGCGGCAGTGTCAATAATCCCGAGACCAGCCGTTATCATTTGGAGATTTATTCAGCCTATGAGGATCATAATGATGATTTATTGGAACTAATGAACCATTATTTTTTCCTAAATGCCAAAACAACTAAACGGCGGCGCGGATTTATTGTTTATCTAAAAGAAGCAGAAAAAATCGGCGATTTTCTTCATATTGTTGGCGCCTTGAACGCGATGCTCGCCTTTGAAGACTTACGGATTATGCGGGACATGCGCAATTCGGTTAACCGGTTAGTCAATTGTGATACAGCCAATTTGAAAAAAACAGCGACGGCAGCTGCTAAGCAGGTTGACGATATCGAATTAATTAAGCAAAAAAAGGGCTTGGATTCTTTACCGGAAAAGTTGCGGGACTTAGCGCAACTGCGGTTGACTAATCCGGAGTTATCGCTAAAAGAGTTAGCGGAGCAAGTACCCGACGGTCCGATTTCTAAATCCGGTGTTAATCATCGACTTAAAAAATTACATGAATTAGCAGAAAAATTAAGACAATAA
- the clpP gene encoding ATP-dependent Clp endopeptidase proteolytic subunit ClpP translates to MLVPTVIEQTARGERAYDIYSRLLKDRIIMLSGEINDDMANTIIAQLLFLDAQDNTKDISLYINSPGGVITSGLAIMDTMNFIKSDVSTIAIGMAASMASILLTSGAKGKRFALPNSTVLIHQPLGGAQGQQTDIQIAATEILKSREKINNIIHETTGQPLDKILKDTERDNYMTAQEAKDYGLIDEIMVNKKK, encoded by the coding sequence ATGCTTGTACCTACAGTTATTGAACAAACTGCTCGTGGTGAACGTGCATACGACATTTATTCTCGTTTATTAAAAGACCGAATTATCATGTTAAGCGGCGAAATTAACGACGATATGGCAAATACTATTATTGCGCAATTACTTTTCCTTGATGCTCAAGACAACACCAAAGATATTTCGCTTTACATCAACTCACCTGGTGGTGTAATCACTTCTGGCTTGGCAATTATGGACACAATGAACTTTATCAAGTCCGATGTTTCCACAATCGCTATCGGAATGGCTGCATCAATGGCTTCTATTTTGCTTACTAGTGGTGCCAAGGGTAAACGTTTTGCATTGCCAAACTCAACAGTCTTGATCCACCAACCTTTAGGTGGTGCTCAAGGTCAGCAAACCGATATTCAAATCGCTGCTACTGAAATTTTGAAGAGCCGCGAAAAGATTAACAACATTATTCACGAGACTACTGGTCAACCATTAGACAAGATCCTTAAGGATACCGAACGCGATAACTACATGACCGCGCAAGAAGCTAAGGATTACGGCTTGATTGACGAAATCATGGTCAACAAGAAGAAGTAG
- a CDS encoding amino acid permease, with product MIETHDNSKKMLWTTLATMAFSIVWSFGNVVNGFVYFDGTHVIFSWIMIFLLFFIPYALMVGELGSVFKDSEGGVASWVNATMGPKWAYYAGWTFWAVHIVYISSKGTGGLRGMAWGIFGNTNWYDSVPTAWTQLATLVVFLFFCWVASRGVQVIKTLSTIAGTSMFVMSILFIIMMFAAPLINPHASYFNISWNWKNFMPTFNMKYFTSLSILVFAVGGAEKISPYVNKLKDPTKNFPKAMIGLAVMVMVSAILGTIAMAMMFDPKVVSSNLNEYISNGPYMAFNKLGQYYHVGGLFMYIYSWCNVIGQFSTLVISIDAPLRMLLGSKEAKDFIPKKLLKLNKHGAYINGIWLIVALSGGLILLQAVMPNAQAVMAQLVKLNSIVMPIRYFWVFAAYIALRKQYKKFVTDNTYQMTTHQGLAFTAGIWCFVVTAACCVMGMYSPDPFTLALNVATPIVLFLLGLILPAIKHHQEAKMN from the coding sequence ATGATTGAAACACACGACAATTCTAAGAAAATGTTGTGGACAACCCTAGCAACAATGGCCTTCTCCATCGTTTGGAGCTTTGGTAACGTTGTTAACGGGTTTGTTTATTTTGATGGAACTCACGTTATCTTTAGCTGGATTATGATCTTCCTGCTATTCTTTATCCCTTACGCCTTAATGGTTGGTGAGCTCGGTTCCGTCTTCAAAGATTCCGAAGGTGGGGTTGCCTCTTGGGTCAACGCAACAATGGGACCAAAATGGGCCTATTACGCTGGTTGGACCTTCTGGGCTGTCCATATCGTTTATATTTCTAGTAAAGGAACAGGTGGTCTAAGAGGTATGGCCTGGGGTATCTTTGGTAATACCAACTGGTACGACAGCGTGCCAACTGCTTGGACACAGCTTGCCACGCTTGTAGTCTTCCTCTTCTTCTGCTGGGTTGCCAGCCGCGGTGTTCAGGTTATCAAGACCTTATCAACAATCGCTGGTACTTCAATGTTTGTGATGTCAATTTTATTCATCATCATGATGTTTGCAGCACCTTTGATTAACCCACATGCCAGCTACTTCAATATTAGCTGGAACTGGAAGAACTTCATGCCGACATTTAATATGAAGTATTTCACTTCATTGTCAATTCTAGTCTTCGCTGTCGGCGGGGCTGAAAAGATTTCACCGTACGTTAACAAGTTAAAGGACCCAACCAAGAACTTCCCGAAAGCAATGATTGGTCTAGCCGTAATGGTTATGGTTTCAGCAATTTTAGGTACCATTGCAATGGCAATGATGTTTGATCCTAAAGTTGTCAGCAGCAACCTGAATGAATATATTTCAAACGGCCCTTACATGGCCTTCAATAAATTAGGTCAATACTACCACGTTGGTGGTTTGTTCATGTATATTTATTCTTGGTGCAACGTTATCGGTCAGTTCTCAACTTTAGTTATCAGTATTGATGCGCCACTAAGAATGCTCTTGGGCAGCAAGGAAGCCAAAGACTTCATCCCTAAGAAATTGCTCAAATTAAATAAGCACGGTGCGTACATCAACGGTATTTGGCTGATTGTTGCCTTATCCGGTGGTTTAATTCTTCTTCAAGCAGTTATGCCAAACGCTCAAGCTGTTATGGCTCAACTGGTTAAATTAAACTCAATTGTTATGCCAATCCGTTACTTCTGGGTTTTCGCTGCTTACATTGCATTGCGTAAGCAATATAAGAAATTCGTTACCGACAACACTTATCAAATGACAACTCATCAAGGTCTAGCCTTTACAGCTGGTATCTGGTGCTTTGTCGTCACTGCTGCTTGCTGTGTCATGGGAATGTACTCACCTGATCCATTTACATTAGCACTTAATGTTGCAACGCCAATTGTTTTATTCCTTCTCGGTTTAATCTTACCGGCTATTAAGCATCATCAAGAAGCTAAAATGAATTAA
- a CDS encoding DUF308 domain-containing protein, translated as MDNFSSYREHRGFDWAAFLAGVLMIIAGLFLLRHPGRALHAFVLLFAILSIVQGFVWLAFYSHFHYYISISWMSIVSGVLDILVGILFLYSYDAGGLTLAYLFAIWFLFDSISGIIVSWHMRRLSSFYFWFTIILNIFGLLIAVSLMFNPALSALTLIWLISLWLLIFGINEIVAAFARR; from the coding sequence ATGGATAATTTTTCTAGTTACAGAGAACATCGCGGCTTTGATTGGGCTGCATTTCTTGCAGGCGTTTTAATGATTATAGCGGGGTTATTCCTGCTGCGTCATCCGGGTAGGGCTTTGCATGCCTTTGTTTTATTGTTTGCCATTTTGTCGATTGTCCAAGGATTTGTGTGGCTGGCTTTTTATAGTCATTTTCATTATTATATTTCCATTAGTTGGATGTCGATTGTTTCTGGGGTGCTAGATATCTTAGTCGGTATTTTATTCCTGTATTCATACGATGCTGGTGGACTGACGCTTGCTTATCTATTTGCGATTTGGTTTTTATTTGATTCCATTTCGGGAATTATTGTTTCGTGGCATATGCGCCGTCTATCGAGCTTCTATTTCTGGTTTACTATAATTTTAAATATTTTTGGCTTACTGATTGCGGTGAGTCTAATGTTTAACCCAGCTTTATCAGCGCTGACTTTAATTTGGCTGATTTCATTGTGGCTGCTTATTTTTGGAATTAACGAAATTGTGGCGGCATTTGCACGCAGATAA
- the yvcK gene encoding uridine diphosphate-N-acetylglucosamine-binding protein YvcK, with protein MAYGEGKIIRVIKNRRPKVVVIGGGTGLPVILNALKDQNAEITAIVTVSDDGGSSGSIRNFINVVPPGDIRNVLVALSDIPQEEKNIFQYRFDSSDSFFSGHAIGNLIIAALNEMHGNIFDAVQSLSKMMHVDGHVFPASNEPLTLNAEFIDGTTQAGEKEITDKDKQIKRIWVTDTNSDDEPEAVLPVLAAVMQADAVVLGPGSLFTSILPNLMIPNLGQAVRETSAEVIYICNIMTQLGETDHFSDSEHVEVINNHLGGHYIDTTLVNGAKIDMSKFNPADYDAYLEPVRNDFAGLRAQGSRVITDDFIDQRSGLVFHDGKKVAREIISLAYEAMSRRKRTNK; from the coding sequence ATGGCGTATGGAGAAGGAAAGATTATTCGGGTAATTAAAAATAGACGTCCCAAGGTCGTCGTTATCGGCGGTGGGACTGGCTTACCCGTTATTTTAAACGCATTAAAAGACCAAAATGCGGAAATTACTGCAATTGTGACCGTTTCAGATGATGGTGGGTCATCCGGCTCAATTCGTAACTTTATTAATGTTGTGCCGCCTGGTGATATTCGCAATGTATTGGTGGCCTTAAGTGACATTCCGCAAGAGGAGAAGAATATTTTTCAATATCGGTTTGATTCGTCAGACTCATTCTTTTCCGGACACGCAATTGGCAATTTGATTATTGCGGCTTTAAACGAAATGCACGGCAATATCTTTGATGCCGTGCAGTCTTTATCCAAAATGATGCACGTTGACGGGCATGTTTTTCCTGCATCTAACGAACCGCTAACTTTAAATGCGGAGTTTATTGATGGGACAACGCAAGCTGGCGAAAAGGAAATTACCGATAAGGACAAGCAGATTAAGCGCATTTGGGTGACAGATACCAATTCAGATGATGAACCAGAAGCCGTGCTGCCGGTTTTGGCTGCTGTGATGCAGGCTGATGCGGTAGTGCTGGGCCCTGGCAGCTTGTTTACTTCGATTTTGCCTAATTTAATGATTCCAAATCTTGGTCAAGCAGTGCGCGAAACTAGCGCGGAAGTAATTTATATTTGTAATATCATGACCCAATTGGGAGAGACTGACCACTTCTCTGATAGTGAGCACGTTGAAGTGATTAATAATCATTTGGGCGGCCACTATATTGATACGACGCTAGTTAATGGTGCCAAGATTGATATGAGCAAGTTTAATCCAGCGGATTATGATGCTTATTTGGAGCCTGTTAGAAATGACTTTGCTGGACTACGGGCTCAAGGCAGTCGCGTAATTACCGACGATTTTATCGATCAGCGCAGCGGCTTAGTCTTTCATGATGGTAAAAAGGTGGCGCGCGAGATTATCAGTTTAGCGTATGAAGCGATGTCCCGCAGAAAGAGGACTAATAAGTAA
- the uvrA gene encoding excinuclease ABC subunit UvrA has product MANDKIVIRGAREHNLKDINLTIPKDKMVVITGLSGSGKSSLAFDTLYAEGRRRYVQSLSSYARQFLGQMDKPDVDSIDGLNPAISIDQKTTSHNPRSTVGTVTEINDYLRLLWARVGHPICPNDGTLIERQSAQQMVDRILALPERTKIQLLAPVIRAKRGEHKEVFKRVQRAGYVRVIVDGEMHEISENFKLAKNKRHTIDIVVDRLIVKEGIRSRLFDSVEAALRLSDGYMNVDVIGDKMLNFSEYYACPKCGFTVGEMEPRLFSFNAPFGACPDCDGLGMKLSVDEDLVIPDKSKTLAEGAVAPWKNSKYYGEMLAQACAVLKIPLDKPFAKLTKKQQETILHGSTKEIKFHVTGDFGVNDTTAPFEGAMENVERRYQHPMSKFMRDVMGKYMTELTCSTCHGKRLNEKALAVKVMGKDIAEASELAINKALDFFNGVKLDEQETIIAKPILKEVRDRLNFLNSVGLDYLTLSRSANTLSGGEAQRIRLATQIGSNLSGVMYVLDEPSIGLHQRDNDRLIAALKRMRDLGNSLIVVEHDDETMRQADYLIDMGPGAGTYGGEVMAAGTPKEVEANPKSLTGQYLTGKKFVPVPLERRKGNGKKITITGASENNLKNIKVDFPLGKFIVVSGVSGSGKSTLINMILKRVLAQKLNRNQTKPGKYKSISGYQNIEKVIDIDQSPIGRTPRSNPATYTSVFDDIRTLFAQTNEAKLRGYTKARFSFNVKGGRCEACHGDGIIKIEMNFLPDVYVPCEVCHGSRYNSETLEVTYRKKNIAQVLDMTISEACDFFKNIPKIARKLQTIVDVGLGYVKLGQSATTLSGGEAQRMKLAAELQKLSTGKNFYILDEPTTGLHTDDIKRLLEVLQRLVDEGNTVLIIEHNLDVIKNADWLIDLGPEGGEGGGNIVATGTPEQVAEVAASYTGQYLKPVLVRDTELTKLAVKKKAK; this is encoded by the coding sequence ATGGCAAATGATAAAATCGTTATTCGGGGGGCGCGTGAGCACAACCTCAAGGATATTAATTTAACAATTCCAAAAGATAAAATGGTGGTCATTACTGGCCTATCAGGTTCTGGCAAGAGTTCACTAGCCTTTGATACCCTCTATGCCGAGGGACGCAGACGTTATGTGCAGTCATTGTCTAGTTATGCCCGGCAATTTTTGGGACAAATGGATAAACCTGATGTTGATTCGATTGATGGTCTAAATCCAGCAATTTCGATTGACCAAAAGACGACGTCGCATAATCCGCGCTCAACTGTCGGAACAGTTACGGAAATTAATGATTATTTGCGTTTGTTGTGGGCGCGTGTTGGTCACCCAATCTGTCCTAATGATGGAACGTTGATTGAGCGCCAATCAGCACAGCAGATGGTTGACCGTATTTTGGCATTACCTGAGCGGACCAAAATTCAATTATTGGCGCCGGTTATCAGGGCAAAGCGTGGTGAACACAAAGAAGTGTTCAAGCGTGTCCAACGAGCTGGCTATGTGCGGGTGATTGTTGACGGTGAGATGCACGAAATTAGTGAGAACTTCAAGTTAGCTAAGAATAAGCGCCACACGATTGATATTGTGGTCGACCGGTTAATTGTCAAAGAGGGCATTCGCTCACGACTGTTTGATTCTGTTGAGGCAGCTCTCAGATTATCAGACGGCTATATGAACGTTGATGTTATTGGGGACAAGATGTTAAACTTTTCAGAATATTACGCTTGTCCTAAGTGTGGTTTTACGGTTGGCGAAATGGAACCGCGACTCTTTTCTTTTAACGCGCCGTTTGGTGCCTGTCCTGATTGTGATGGTTTAGGAATGAAGCTGTCAGTTGATGAGGATTTGGTTATTCCCGATAAGAGCAAAACCTTGGCCGAAGGTGCAGTTGCACCGTGGAAAAATTCTAAATATTACGGTGAGATGCTGGCGCAAGCCTGTGCAGTATTAAAAATTCCGTTAGACAAGCCATTTGCTAAATTAACTAAAAAGCAGCAAGAAACGATTTTACATGGTTCAACGAAAGAAATTAAATTTCACGTTACCGGTGATTTTGGCGTTAATGATACTACTGCTCCATTTGAAGGTGCAATGGAAAACGTTGAACGGCGCTATCAGCACCCAATGTCAAAATTTATGCGCGATGTGATGGGTAAGTACATGACCGAACTGACCTGCTCAACTTGTCATGGTAAACGGCTTAACGAAAAGGCACTGGCTGTTAAGGTAATGGGCAAGGACATTGCTGAGGCCTCGGAACTGGCAATCAATAAGGCCTTAGACTTCTTTAATGGGGTTAAGCTGGATGAACAAGAAACAATAATTGCCAAACCTATCTTAAAAGAAGTCCGTGATCGCTTGAATTTCTTGAATAGTGTTGGTTTAGATTATTTAACTTTATCGCGATCGGCTAATACTTTATCCGGTGGGGAAGCGCAGCGAATTAGGCTGGCTACCCAAATTGGCTCAAACTTGTCGGGTGTTATGTATGTCTTAGATGAACCGTCGATTGGCTTGCACCAGCGTGACAATGACCGCTTAATTGCCGCCTTAAAACGGATGCGCGATTTAGGCAATTCATTAATTGTGGTTGAGCACGATGATGAAACGATGCGGCAGGCAGATTATCTGATTGACATGGGGCCTGGAGCTGGTACTTATGGCGGCGAGGTAATGGCTGCTGGTACGCCAAAAGAGGTTGAGGCTAATCCCAAATCGCTGACGGGTCAATATTTAACTGGTAAAAAGTTTGTTCCGGTTCCGCTAGAGCGGCGCAAGGGCAATGGTAAAAAAATTACGATTACGGGAGCTAGTGAAAATAACCTTAAAAATATTAAGGTTGATTTTCCTTTGGGCAAGTTTATCGTGGTTAGCGGCGTATCAGGCTCTGGTAAATCTACTCTAATCAATATGATTTTGAAACGGGTACTGGCACAAAAACTAAATCGCAATCAAACGAAACCGGGCAAGTATAAGAGTATTAGCGGTTATCAAAATATTGAAAAAGTGATTGATATTGACCAAAGCCCAATTGGACGCACACCGCGCAGTAATCCGGCAACTTATACCAGTGTCTTTGATGATATTCGGACGCTTTTTGCCCAAACAAATGAAGCAAAATTGCGCGGCTATACTAAAGCGCGCTTCTCGTTTAATGTTAAAGGCGGCCGCTGTGAAGCCTGTCATGGTGACGGAATTATTAAGATTGAAATGAACTTTTTGCCGGATGTTTATGTTCCGTGTGAAGTTTGTCATGGCAGTCGTTATAATTCGGAAACTTTGGAAGTTACTTACCGCAAGAAGAATATCGCCCAAGTATTAGATATGACGATTAGCGAAGCCTGTGACTTTTTCAAGAATATCCCTAAGATTGCCCGCAAATTACAGACAATTGTTGATGTGGGCTTAGGCTATGTTAAATTAGGGCAATCAGCAACAACCTTGTCAGGTGGTGAAGCCCAAAGAATGAAGCTGGCAGCTGAATTACAGAAATTGTCGACAGGCAAGAACTTCTATATTCTTGATGAGCCGACAACGGGCCTGCATACGGATGACATTAAGCGGCTGCTTGAAGTGTTACAGCGGTTAGTTGATGAAGGCAACACTGTTCTGATTATTGAGCACAACCTTGATGTAATTAAAAATGCCGACTGGCTGATTGATCTTGGCCCTGAAGGCGGCGAAGGCGGCGGCAATATTGTTGCCACGGGTACTCCTGAACAGGTTGCTGAAGTTGCAGCTAGCTATACTGGGCAATATCTCAAGCCAGTCTTGGTTCGCGATACAGAATTGACAAAATTAGCGGTTAAAAAGAAAGCTAAATAA
- the rapZ gene encoding RNase adapter RapZ, protein MADKKKQLLIVTGMSGAGKTVTAHALEDMGYFVVDNLPPTLLGSFWDLIVSSDDFTKVAVVIDLRVKNFYRDLLDEVNSLEDNGTVQTTIVFLDASNDTLVARYKETRRLPPLASSGRLLDGIEEERQILTGIRNRANYIIDTSELTTKQLKQKLLEEFSDRQKQPFSIEVMSFGFKYGMPIDADIVMDVRFLPNPFYLPELRPFTGLDKRVFDYVMDKKETQTFYAKLLDLLKIALPGYIKEGKEKLTIAIGCTGGQHRSVAIAQQLARDLAKNDYRVDITHREISRYTRK, encoded by the coding sequence ATGGCTGACAAGAAAAAGCAATTGTTAATTGTCACGGGGATGAGTGGCGCTGGTAAAACAGTGACGGCACATGCCCTAGAGGATATGGGCTATTTTGTGGTCGATAATTTGCCGCCAACACTTCTGGGGAGTTTTTGGGATTTGATTGTGAGTTCCGATGATTTTACAAAAGTCGCGGTTGTGATTGATTTGCGGGTGAAAAATTTTTACCGGGACCTACTTGATGAGGTTAATTCGCTGGAAGATAACGGTACGGTGCAGACAACGATTGTCTTTTTGGATGCATCAAACGATACCTTGGTGGCTCGGTATAAAGAAACACGTAGATTGCCGCCACTTGCCAGCAGCGGCCGGTTGCTTGACGGAATTGAGGAAGAGCGCCAGATCTTGACAGGCATCCGCAATCGGGCAAACTATATTATTGATACTTCTGAATTAACGACCAAACAGTTGAAACAAAAGCTGCTTGAAGAATTTAGCGACCGGCAAAAGCAGCCGTTTTCGATTGAAGTGATGTCATTCGGCTTTAAGTATGGGATGCCGATTGATGCCGATATTGTGATGGATGTGCGGTTTTTACCGAATCCATTTTATCTGCCGGAATTGCGGCCGTTTACGGGTTTGGACAAGCGGGTGTTTGATTACGTGATGGATAAGAAAGAAACGCAGACTTTTTATGCCAAATTACTTGATCTATTAAAGATTGCCTTGCCTGGTTATATCAAAGAGGGTAAAGAAAAACTGACAATTGCGATTGGCTGCACGGGTGGACAACATCGTAGTGTGGCAATTGCCCAGCAGTTAGCTCGTGATTTAGCTAAAAATGATTATCGAGTAGATATTACACATCGTGAAATCAGCCGCTACACTAGAAAATAG